The Clostridium aceticum genomic interval TTTTCCTCTCCCTAGTTATTCTTTTTAGTTTTCTTGCCTATCGACTTTATTCCACTTGGAATTTGTACGAGCTGTTTTGCTCAGATAAAAAAGACATTAATGAATTTATTATAAGTGAGCCGAAAAGCAATGATGAAAAGCGATACAAAAAGCTGATAAGCAAAATTAGACAAATATATTTAAATGATATGCGCCAGCTTGAAGAAGAACGAAAATCTCATCGTCTTATGATTTATCGTTGGGTACATCAGCTCAAAACTCCGCTTTCAGTTATTCATCTGATTGCTGAAAATCAAAAAACTGACGAAGACTATAATAAAATCTTACATCTTGCAAGAAAAATTCAATATGACCTTAACCAAGTGCTTGATTTATACAAATTAGAAGCGATTGAAAATAACTTTCACGCTGAAAGAGTCAATCTTTATGATATGTCAAAGGACTGCATCAACGAGTTAAAAAGTATATTTATTGAGCGTGAAGTTTACCCGAAGCTTGATATCGACAAAGAGCTTTTTGTTTACACAGATTACAAGTGGATCAAATTTGTTCTATATCAACTTCTAACTAATGCTGTTAAGTACAGTGATAATGGCAAATCCGTTGTTGTTTTCGCCACCAAAACAGATGGCTTAATTTCACTTTGTGTCAAAGATAGGGGTTGCGGTATCGAAAAAAGCGATTTGAGCCGTATATTTAATTTATACTTCACAGGAAACAATGGCAGGCACCGCGAAGAGTCCAGCGGGCTGGGCCTATATATGGTTAAGCAAATCCTTGACTATTTGGGACATAGCATTTCTGTAGAATCAACACCATCGATTGGTAGTGTTTTTACCGTCAATTTTAATGTTGTTGAATAATAATTGTATCGAGAAAGATTACAAAACTGTCACCTTCAGTAATCTTTCTCGATTTTTATTTTTTCTGTTTTTTCATATAATAAAAACAAGAATACAATAAAAACAAGAATACAAGGAGGACTTAAAAATGTCAATTATGAAAGCAGAACACCTCGGAAAAATATATGAGGGTAAAGTTTCCTATACAGCACTGACTGATATAAACTTTGAAATAGAAGCAGGTGAATTTATTGCTATTATGGGACCTTCTGGAAGCGGTAAAAGCACCTTGCTTAATGTCATCTCAACGATTGACTATCCCACAAGCGGAGGCGTTTTAATTGGCGGAGCAAACCCACATAAAATGAATGATAGCCAGCTTGCGAGTTTTCGCAGAAATACCCTTGGCTTTATCTTTCAGGATTATAACCTTGTCACGACACTCACCGTCGGCGAAAATATTATGCTACCACTTACACTTGAGGGTGTGGCTGTTGCCGAGATGAAAAAAAGAACAGATGCAGTTTCAAAGCTTCTTGGAATTGAAATGTTGCTTAACAAACGCACCTTTGAAATATCAGGTGGACAAGCACAACGTACTGCTATTGCCAGAGCAGTTGTAACAAGTCCCCTATTACTTCTTGCCGATGAACCGACAGGAAACCTTGACTCCAAGACCTCTAAGGATGTTATGGAACTATTTTCAATGCTCAATACAAAACAAAACGCAACGATTTTGATGGTTACTCACGACGCATATGTCGCAAGCTACTGCAAGCGGGTGCTTATTATCAAAGATGGCAGATTGTATCAGGAAATTGTTTCCGGAGACAATCGCATAGCATTTCGCCAAAAAATCGTTGATGCAATGAGCCTACTAGGAGGTGAAGGTCGTGACCTTATTTAATTTTGCTGTGAAAAATATCAGCCGTGATAAGCGAAACTACATCTACTATTTTGTAAATTGTGTGTTTTCGGTATTTGTGTTTTTCCTTTTTTCGGTGTTATCATTTCATCCAGCCTTGAGCGTTATCGATAAAAACAGCTCAATGGCTTTGATTCTAATTCTTGGTCAGTTTATCTCGGTTACATTTACAATATGCTTCATCTCTTATTCCGTCAGAGGCTTTTTGAAAGCAAGAAGTAAACAGTTTGGATTGATTACCATTATGGGAGCATCTAAGAAGCAACTAAATAAGCTGATTTTCACTGAGAATATGGTGATTGGGTATGCTTCGATTATTACAGGCATACTTTTGGGTTTGATTTTCTCAAAGCTATTTTTAATTGTTGCAGGAAAAATAATCGGAGTAAGTGACTTCAACTTTTATTTACCCCTGAGGGCAATGCTTTTAACGATGTTTGTTCTTGGGCTTGTGTTTTTAGGGATTGCATACTTCACCCCCAAATTTATCCGCAAAAAAGAAATTGTACAGCTGATTAAAGCTGAAGTTGTCGGAGAAAAACGACCAAAGCTGCTCCTTGCAACTCTTTCTTTCGCAATACTGTTCACAGGTGTGGTTTGGATTTTTTTAGGCAAATCTCCACTTGCAG includes:
- a CDS encoding ABC transporter ATP-binding protein, yielding MSIMKAEHLGKIYEGKVSYTALTDINFEIEAGEFIAIMGPSGSGKSTLLNVISTIDYPTSGGVLIGGANPHKMNDSQLASFRRNTLGFIFQDYNLVTTLTVGENIMLPLTLEGVAVAEMKKRTDAVSKLLGIEMLLNKRTFEISGGQAQRTAIARAVVTSPLLLLADEPTGNLDSKTSKDVMELFSMLNTKQNATILMVTHDAYVASYCKRVLIIKDGRLYQEIVSGDNRIAFRQKIVDAMSLLGGEGRDLI
- a CDS encoding sensor histidine kinase — protein: MTHKKHLTMFLVDHLWIILLFVVAPVGFMLLYLLLSDAPTQDALYYIFLSLVILFSFLAYRLYSTWNLYELFCSDKKDINEFIISEPKSNDEKRYKKLISKIRQIYLNDMRQLEEERKSHRLMIYRWVHQLKTPLSVIHLIAENQKTDEDYNKILHLARKIQYDLNQVLDLYKLEAIENNFHAERVNLYDMSKDCINELKSIFIEREVYPKLDIDKELFVYTDYKWIKFVLYQLLTNAVKYSDNGKSVVVFATKTDGLISLCVKDRGCGIEKSDLSRIFNLYFTGNNGRHREESSGLGLYMVKQILDYLGHSISVESTPSIGSVFTVNFNVVE